Proteins co-encoded in one Uloborus diversus isolate 005 chromosome 9, Udiv.v.3.1, whole genome shotgun sequence genomic window:
- the LOC129229665 gene encoding histone-lysine N-methyltransferase SETMAR-like, with protein sequence MAMDMAKIQIYVEDISDGTESLKISFINDCDESKVSSLVKYKSCCTLSSESCAEDFESYPAPCACPNECESSCSCALGGNIAYNHGILAEKYLNPKTVPIIECSKFCTCNAACRSAVVQKGITYQLQVFKTPSKGFGVRTLEFIPKLAFVCEYAGEIIDVAELRERMKCRTSQEPNYVFVLKEHSSCNSVLTIIDPTFIGNVGRYLNHSCSPNLVPVPVRANSMVPRICFFAKEDIEPSQELTYNYAEQFDFNETMLNESQREVAVNKSNRKCYCGKSNCIGYLPLDTNWLI encoded by the exons ATGGCCATGGACATGGCGAAAATACAAATTTATGTAGAAGATATTAGTGATGGAACAGAATCTCTTAAAATATCATTCATAAATGACTGTGATGAATCGAAAGTTTCCTCGCTTGTCAAG tacaaGTCCTGCTGTACTTTGAGTAGCGAGTCATGTGCTGAAGACTTCGAAAGTTATCCCGCACCATGTGCCTGTCCCAACGAATGCGAATCAAGTTGCTCTTGTGCCTTAGGTGGTAACATAGCATACAACCATGGCATCTTAGCTGAAAAATACCTGAATCCCAAGACTGTACCCATAATTGAATGTTCCAAGTTTTGTACTTGCAATGCTGCTTGCAGAAGCGCTGTCGTACAGAAAGGTATTACGTACCAGTTACAAGTGTTCAAGACTCCATCAAAAGGTTTTGGTGTGCGGACGTTGGAATTTATACCGAAGTTAGCCTTTGTGTGCGAATATGCTGGTGAAATAATTGACGTTGCGGAATTGCGAGAAAGAATGAAATGTAGGACTTCGCAAGAACCTAATTATGTGTTTGTGCTTAAAGAGCATTCTTCTTGCAATAGCGTACTTACTATCATTGATCCTACATTCATTGGTAATGTTGGGCGATACCTGAACCATTCCTGCTCCCCAAATTTGGTTCCGGTTCCTGTTCGTGCAAATAGCATGGTACCAAGGATATGCTTCTTTGCGAAAGAAGACATAGAACCTTCTCAGGAACTTACTTATAACTATGCTGAACAGTTTGATTTCAATGAGACGATGCTGAATGAATCTCAGCGCGAAGTTGCTGTAAACAAATCGAATCGTAAATGTTACTGTGGTAAATCAAATTGTATTGGATACCTTCCACTTGATACAAATTGGCTCATCTGA